In Carya illinoinensis cultivar Pawnee chromosome 6, C.illinoinensisPawnee_v1, whole genome shotgun sequence, a single genomic region encodes these proteins:
- the LOC122312343 gene encoding transcription factor bHLH121-like isoform X2: MDFIQTVSAPDFHPTPQNPGELSTPSVPYSSQRYEVDSERKTQKAGREKLRRDRLNEQFVELGNVVDPSRPKNDKSTILVDTIQLLKDLASQINKLKAECSTLTEESHEEKNDLREEKASLKSDIENLNVQCQQRLGAMFPWAAIDHSVVMGPPSYQFPVPMPMPPGPIPMHPSMQPYPFFGNQNPGLIPNPCSTFVPYVTPNTSVEQSAWHASPRNRSPILNKQDSRCKSSGKSKTGESEDSDNVTTDLELKTPGSTEDQDLSPEPKNSRKRRREENSVTEGSSSSRSSSSVQDSSSNIVVGGIADE; the protein is encoded by the exons ATGGACTTCATTCAAACCGTATCTGCCCCAGATTTCCACCCAACCCCTCAAAATCCGGGCGAGCTCTCGACTCCTTCCGTACCATATTCCAG CCAAAGGTATGAAGTGGATTCCGAAAGAAAAACCCAGAAAGCTGGCCGAGAGAAATTGAGGAGGGATCGACTAAACGAGCAGTTTGTGGAGTTGGGAAATGTTGTAG ATCCTAGCAGgccaaaaaatgataaatcaacCATTCTAGTTGATACAATTCAATTGCTGAAGGACCTTGCATCTCAAATCAACAAACTCAAAGCGGAGTGTTCTACACTAACTGAAGAATCCCATGAG GAGAAAAATGATCTTAGAGAAGAAAAGGCATCTCTTAAATCTGATATTGAGAACCTTAATGTCCAATGTCAGCAGAGACTCGGGGCCATGTTCCCATGGGCTGCAATTGATCACTCTGTTGTCATGGGCCCACCATCTTATCAATTTCCAGTACCGATGCCGATGCCTCCGGGGCCAATTCCAATGCATCCGTCTATGCAGCCTTACCCCTTCTTTGGAAATCAGAATCCTGGGCTCATTCCAAACCCCTGTTCAACTTTTGTTCCATATGTAACTCCAAATACCTCGGTCGAACAGTCTGCCTGGCATGCATCTCCACGTAACCGATCCCCCATCTTGAACAAACAAGATTCAAGATGCAAGTCATCTGGGAAGAGCAAGACTGGGGAAAGTGAGGATTCTGATAATGTTACTACAGACCTAGAGTTGAAGACTCCAGGATCTACTGAAGATCAG GATTTGTCACCAGAACCAAAAAATTCTAGGAAGCGTCGGAGGGAGGAAAACAGTGTAACTGAAGGGAGTTCTTCAAGTAGGTCTTCTTCCTCGGTACAGGATAGCTCTTCCAATATCGTGGTTGGTGGAATAGCTGATGAATGA
- the LOC122312343 gene encoding transcription factor bHLH121-like isoform X1, with protein sequence MDFIQTVSAPDFHPTPQNPGELSTPSVPYSSQRYEVDSERKTQKAGREKLRRDRLNEQFVELGNVVDPSRPKNDKSTILVDTIQLLKDLASQINKLKAECSTLTEESHELMQEKNDLREEKASLKSDIENLNVQCQQRLGAMFPWAAIDHSVVMGPPSYQFPVPMPMPPGPIPMHPSMQPYPFFGNQNPGLIPNPCSTFVPYVTPNTSVEQSAWHASPRNRSPILNKQDSRCKSSGKSKTGESEDSDNVTTDLELKTPGSTEDQDLSPEPKNSRKRRREENSVTEGSSSSRSSSSVQDSSSNIVVGGIADE encoded by the exons ATGGACTTCATTCAAACCGTATCTGCCCCAGATTTCCACCCAACCCCTCAAAATCCGGGCGAGCTCTCGACTCCTTCCGTACCATATTCCAG CCAAAGGTATGAAGTGGATTCCGAAAGAAAAACCCAGAAAGCTGGCCGAGAGAAATTGAGGAGGGATCGACTAAACGAGCAGTTTGTGGAGTTGGGAAATGTTGTAG ATCCTAGCAGgccaaaaaatgataaatcaacCATTCTAGTTGATACAATTCAATTGCTGAAGGACCTTGCATCTCAAATCAACAAACTCAAAGCGGAGTGTTCTACACTAACTGAAGAATCCCATGAG TTGATGCAGGAGAAAAATGATCTTAGAGAAGAAAAGGCATCTCTTAAATCTGATATTGAGAACCTTAATGTCCAATGTCAGCAGAGACTCGGGGCCATGTTCCCATGGGCTGCAATTGATCACTCTGTTGTCATGGGCCCACCATCTTATCAATTTCCAGTACCGATGCCGATGCCTCCGGGGCCAATTCCAATGCATCCGTCTATGCAGCCTTACCCCTTCTTTGGAAATCAGAATCCTGGGCTCATTCCAAACCCCTGTTCAACTTTTGTTCCATATGTAACTCCAAATACCTCGGTCGAACAGTCTGCCTGGCATGCATCTCCACGTAACCGATCCCCCATCTTGAACAAACAAGATTCAAGATGCAAGTCATCTGGGAAGAGCAAGACTGGGGAAAGTGAGGATTCTGATAATGTTACTACAGACCTAGAGTTGAAGACTCCAGGATCTACTGAAGATCAG GATTTGTCACCAGAACCAAAAAATTCTAGGAAGCGTCGGAGGGAGGAAAACAGTGTAACTGAAGGGAGTTCTTCAAGTAGGTCTTCTTCCTCGGTACAGGATAGCTCTTCCAATATCGTGGTTGGTGGAATAGCTGATGAATGA
- the LOC122313163 gene encoding ER lumen protein-retaining receptor erd-2.2-like, whose protein sequence is MRAQRTSIHAVSTWVRRQPPKVKAFLAVVSGMAALVLLRFIVHDHDNLFVAAEAVHSIGISVLIYKLMKEKTCAGLSLKSQDLTAIFLAVRLYCSFVMEYDIHTLLDLATLATTLWVIYMIRFKLKSSYMEDKDNFAIYYVAVPCAVLALFIHPSTSHHFVNRIFWAFCVYLEAVSVLPQLRVMQNTKIVEPFTAHYVFALGVARFLSCAHWVLQVLDSRGHLLVALGYGLWPSMVLISEIVQTFILADFCYYYVKSVFGGQLVLRLPSGVV, encoded by the exons ATGAGGGCGCAGCGAACGTCGATCCACGCCGTGTCAACATGGGTGCGGCGACAGCCGCCGAAAGTGAAGGCTTTCTTGGCCGTGGTATCGGGCATGGCGGCGTTGGTTCTGCTCCGATTCATCGTCCACGACCACGACAACCTCTTCGTCGCCGCAGAGGCCGTTCACTCTATCGGAATCTCCGTTCTCATCTACAAACTCATGAAGGAGAAGACCTGTGCTG GACTATCTCTCAAGTCTCAGGACTTAACAGCTATTTTTTTAGCTGTTAGGCTGTACTGCAGTTTTGTTATGGAATATGATATACACACCCTCCTTGATTTAGCTACATTGGCAACAACCTTGTGGGTTATTTATATGATCCGCTTTAAACTGAAGTCTAGTTACATGGAGGACAAAGACAACTTTGCAATATACTATGTG GCGGTTCCCTGTGCTGTGTTAGCTTTGTTTATTCATCCATCAACTTCTCACCATTTTGTGAATAGAATCTTCTGGGCATTCTGTGTCTATCTGGAAGCCGTTTCAGTTCTACCCCAGTTGCGGGTGATGCAGAATACAAAA ATTGTTGAACCATTCACTGCTCATTATGTGTTTGCTTTGGGTGTGGCAAGGTTCTTGAGCTGTGCCCATTGGGTTCTTCAG GTTTTAGATAGTCGTGGACACTTGCTGGTAGCATTGGGTTACGGATTATGGCCTTCTATGGTTCTTATCTCAGAAATTGTCCAGACTTTCATCTTGGCAGATTTCTGTTACTATTATGTCAAAAG TGTTTTTGGTGGCCAGCTTGTCCTTCGTCTTCCCTCTGGTGTGGTGTGA
- the LOC122313162 gene encoding type III polyketide synthase B, with protein sequence MGSEDVARGGSTKWANPGKATILALGKAFPHQLVMQDYLVDGYFRDTNCDDPVLKQKLTRLCKTTTVQTRYVVMSEEILKKYPELAVEGLPTVKQRLDICNDAVTRMAIEASQACLKNWGRPISDITHLVYVSSSEARLPGGDLYLAKGLGLSPDTQRVMLYFVGCSGGVAGLRVAKDIAENNPGSRVLLATSETTIIGYKPPSAERPYDLVGVALFGDGAGAMLIGSDPVLGYEKPLFELHTAIQQFLPDTEKTIDGRLTEEGISFKLARELPQIIEDNIEGFCKKLIKVVGFPDQEYNKMFWAVHPGGPAILNRMEKRLELLPEKLNASRRALMDYGNASSNTIVYVLEYMIEENLKIKKENQGDNEWGLILAFGPGISFEGILARNLTD encoded by the exons ATGGGAAGTGAGGATGTTGCTCGAGGAGGTTCTACAAAGTGGGCAAACCCAGGCAAAGCTACGATTTTGGCTCTTGGCAAGGCATTCCCTCACCAACTTGTCATGCAAGATTATCTCGTTGATGGGTATTTCAGAGACACCAACTGTGACGATCCGGTCCTCAAACAGAAGCTTACTCGACTCT GCAAGACAACGACAGTCCAAACGAGGTATGTGGTAATGTCAGAAGAGATACTAAAGAAGTACCCGGAGCTTGCTGTCGAAGGCTTACCCACTGTAAAGCAAAGGCTAGATATCTGTAATGATGCAGTCACAAGAATGGCTATTGAAGCTTCACAAGCTTGCCTCAAGAATTGGGGCAGACCTATTTCAGATATAACCCACTTAGTCTATGTGTCGTCAAGCGAAGCTCGGCTACCTGGTGGGGACCTTTACCTAGCAAAAGGACTTGGACTTAGTCCTGACACTCAAAGGGTCATGCTCTATTTTGTGGGTTGCTCTGGAGGGGTTGCTGGCCTCCGAGTCGCAAAAGACATAGCTGAAAACAATCCTGGGAGCCGAGTTTTGCTTGCAACTTCTGAAACCACCATTATTGGGTACAAGCCGCCGAGTGCAGAGAGACCATATGATCTGGTTGGTGTTGCACTCTTTGGGGATGGTGCTGGAGCCATGTTAATTGGCTCAGACCCAGTTTTAGGCTATGAAAAGCCTCTCTTTGAACTGCATACAGCAATCCAGCAATTCCTCCCAGACACCGAGAAGACAATTGATGGACGGCTAACAGAAGAGGGGATTAGCTTCAAGCTAGCAAGGGAGCTTCCTCAGATAATAGAAGATAACATTGAAGGATTCTGTAAGAAGTTGATCAAAGTTGTTGGGTTTCCTGACCAGGAATACAATAAGATGTTTTGGGCGGTCCATCCGGGTGGGCCTGCAATCTTGAATCGCATGGAAAAGCGGCTTGAATTGTTACCAGAGAAGCTAAATGCAAGCAGACGAGCTCTAATGGATTATGGCAATGCTAGCAGTAACACGATTGTGTATGTGCTAGAGTACATGATAGAAGAGAACCTCAAGATTAAGAAGGAAAATCAAGGAGATAATGAATGGGGCCTGATACTGGCTTTCGGACCTGGGATTTCCTTTGAGGGAATTCTAGCTAGGAACCTCACTGACTGA